One region of Armigeres subalbatus isolate Guangzhou_Male chromosome 3, GZ_Asu_2, whole genome shotgun sequence genomic DNA includes:
- the LOC134227890 gene encoding uncharacterized protein LOC134227890 produces the protein MSADSDEEESPCLMIAARSRVNEPCYVNAIIQQKGMIMEVDCGSAESVISEALFSKSFSRYPIEKNRKRLYVIDGNRLNILGKVRVTVQLNGLVEKLDLIILQCEKDFVPLMGRSWLDIFFNGWRNTFTKSVMPNRFINALSVDELREETIIDVKHLA, from the coding sequence ATGTCTGCTGATTCCGATGAAGAAGAATCACCATGCCTTATGATAGCGGCCAGAAGCAGGGTAAATGAGCCGTGTTATGTAAATGCGATTATTCAGCAAAAAGGAATGATAATGGAAGTGGACTGTGGATCCGCGGAAAGTGTTATTTCAGAGGCACTTTTTTCTAAGTCATTCAGTAGATATCCAATTGAGAAAAATCGCAAGCGGTTATATGTGATAGACGGCAACAGATTGAACATTTTAGGCAAAGTCAGAGTGACGGTCCAGCTGAATGGTTTAGTGGAAAAACTGGATCTAATTATACTGCAATGTGAAAAAGATTTTGTACCGCTTATGGGTCGCAGTTGGCTGGACATCTTCTTCAACGGATGGAGGAATACTTTTACAAAATCTGTAATGCCGAATCGGTTCATTAATGCGTTATCCGTGGATGAGTTGCGGGAGGAGACGATTATCGATGTGAAAC